The Maridesulfovibrio sp. genomic sequence TGGATGAGCCACGGGCAACTTCATAACCGATACGTTCCAGCACATCGGTAATGATCTGTCCGTCCTTACTGTCGCTGGCCATGGTTACCAACGGCAGTTTTTTCAAAAAACCGAGTCCGATCAGGCTGAAAAGCTCATTATGCCACAAGGCCAGCATTACCGGCTTGCCCTGCTTATGCGGCTCAATGATGTTCTCATATCCGCTGACATCAAAGCGTATGGAACGCACCCACCAGCGGTAGAGGAAAGCCACTTGAGGTGCGAATATGACCGGATCAACCTTAATCTTCATGATCGCTAATCATCCTGAAACTGCATTTTGTATAACTTGGTGTAAAGGGGACATTTTTCCAGAAGCTCTTTGTGAGTACCCTTGGAAACGATTTTACCTTTTTCCATGACCACAATCACATCAGCGGAAAGCACCGTTGAAAGCCTGTGGGCGATAACAATGCTGGTTCTGTCTTTCATGAGATTTTCAAGGGCCATCTGGACAATGCGTTCAGCCTCGGTATCCAAGGCGCTGGTAGCCTCATCGAGAATAAGCAGCGGAGGATTCTTGAACAGGGCACGGGCAATGGTCAGCCGCTGTTTCTGTCCGCCGGAAAGTCTTACCCCGCGTTCACCGACCATGGTATCGTAACCTTCGGGCAGTTTTTCGATAAACTCATGGGCGAAAGCTGTCCTTGCACATTCCTCAACATTATCGGAATCAGATTCAAGACTCACGTAGGAAATGTTGTCCCGGACTGAAGCGTTGAAGAGGAAAGTTTCCTGCGAAACCATACCAATATTCAAGCGCAGGGACTTAAGAGAGTACTCATGGACCGGCCTGCCGTTAAGAACAATACCGCCTTCCGCTGCATCGTAAAAACGGGGAATAAGATTGACCAGAGTTGTCTTACCTGATCCGCTGGGTCCGACAATAGCCACTTTCTGTCCGGCTTCTACATTAAGATTAATATTATTCAGTACCGGGTTTTCAGAAGAAGAATAACTGAAGGTCAGGTCCTTGATTTCAAGTTTTTTAAAACCCTGTTCCAGTTCAATTTCGCCGCCCTGCTCCACATTGATATTATCCGAATCAAGAATTTCAAATACCCTTTCCGCACCGGCCAGAGCTCGCTGGATGGTGTGATTGGAGGAGTTAATCTTTTTGATCGGCTCATAGAGCATAACCAGCGCAGCGATGAAGGAAAAGAAAGTACCAGGAGTTGAATAGCCGTCAATAACCTGCGAACCGCCGTACCAAAGCACAAGACCGATGCCTAACGCCCCTACTATCTCCATAATCCGGGAGGAAAGTTCACTGTTGAGAACTGATTTGATGGCAATCCTGACGAGCCGGGAGTTCTCCTGTGCAAATTTTTCAGTTTCACGATTTTCATTGGCAAAAGCCTTGATGACTTTTACCCCGCTGAAAGATTCCTGCAACAAGGCGTTGATGTCCGAAATTTTGCTCTGGTTTTTGCGTCCAAGTTTGCGCAGCTTTCTCCCGAAATAAAAGAAGGGAAAGATAGCCAGCGGCAGCACAAGTACCGCGAAAACAGCAAGATATGCATCACGGTAAAAAACCAGACCGATCAGGCAGACAATAGTACACGCCTCGCGGATCATCATAATGAACGAAGGCAGGCTGGCTCGAATTTCAATAACGTCGTTCAAGATTCGAGACATAAGCATGCCCACCTGACTTTCTTCAAAAAAGTCCATGGGCAGACATATAATCTTACTGAAGAGGTCGTTCCTGAGCTGTTGCAGCACCAGCAATCCGACACAGTTCATCAGGTAACTTTGTAAAAATCTGAACACGCCTTTGATCAACATAACAAGGACAAATGCTATGGGCACCACCATAAGTGCCTGACGGTCTTTGTTGATGAAAATGTCATCCATTGCGGGCTGAATCAGATATGCCGTGGCAGCAGTTGCGGCAGCAACTACACCCATGGATATAAATGCAACAAAAACCTTGAATTTATAAGGTCCGAAATACGAAAGACATCTCTTAATAAGATGTTTATTTTTCAGATAGCTATATTTTTCGCCTTTGGGCAAATTAGACTCCTTTATTATGGCTGAATGCCGATTGCGATATCTCTTTACTTCTCATTGCCGTCAATCGCAAGTGTCTATTCCGGGCAAATAGGCATGGTCTATCTTTTAAATGTTTGTTTATTGAATTTATCAATTTGACCGTTAAACACAGGCTGTTATTTTAACAAATATAAAAAGGAGATCTGAAATGTCGGTAAAAATAGATTGTAAAGGCTTGCCATGTCCACAACCGGTACTCAAATGCAAAAATGCTATTGAATCTGAGAACCCTGCAAAAATCAAAATCATAGTTGATAATGAAGCGGCCAAAGAAAATGTCTCCCGGTTCATGGGAACCAAAGGCTACGAAGTCAGTGTTAAGGAAAAAGGCGACCTTTTTGTGGTAAAAGGCAAAAAAGACGTTACTTCCGAATCTCCGGCTGAATGTGAAGTCTGTAATGTAATGAGCGACGAAGAACTTTCCAACGTGGGCAGTAAAACCCTCGTATTCCTGAACAGCGAATTTCTCGGCAGCGGTGACGACGAACTTGGTGCCGGACTTATGTTCAACTTTATTTCAACCCTGCCCGAACTCGGGGACTCCCTCTGGCGGATTATCATGGTCAACAGTGCGGTAAAACTTGCAACAGAAGGCAATAAGTGCCTTGAAAAGCTGCAGGAACTCGAGAAGTCAGGTGTTTCCCTTCTTGTCTGCGGGACCTGTCTCGATCATTTCAAACTGCTCGACAAAAAACAGGTAGGCGAAACCACAAATATGCTCGATGTGGTCACCAGCCTGCAGCTTGCCACTAAAGTCATAAAAGCTTAAGAGGTTGCCTCCGGCAGCTGAAGAGGAAGGGGGAACTTTTGCTAACACCGAAAGTTCCCCCTTTCCCTTTGGAATTACCATCAAAACACGTTATGTACTTCGTAGAGCTACTTTGCTGTTTGGATGGGGTTACCGCATGAAGAGATTTCACTTTTAACGCTAGAAGCAAATGACTGAAAAACAAACAATCAGATTGAATAAATATATTGCCTCCGCCGGGCTTACTTCCCGACGCGGAGCAGATGAGCTTGTCCAAAAGGGCAAGGTAAAAATCAACGGTCAACTTGCGGATTCACCCGGAATTCAGGTTGATCCTGAAAACGACCAGGTGGAAGTAAACGGCAAGCTCGTACAGCACAACCAAAAGTCCAAGGACATATACATCCTGCTGCACAAAACCATTGAAACCGTTACTACAGCCAAGGACCCCCAAGGGCGCAAAACAGTGCTCGATCTTTTGCCACCTGAAATCATCAAACGCCGGGTCTTTCCCGTAGGCAGGCTTGATTTCTATTCTGAAGGCATGCTTCTGCTGACTACTGACGGCGAATTGTGCAACCGCATGACCCACCCTAAATGGCACTTGCCCAAGATTTACCACGTAACCATTCGCGGAAAACTTTCGGACAAGGAAATGTCGGTCATAAAAAACGGTATGTTCCTCGAAGATAAAGGGGAGCTTCTCGCCCCTGTCAAAATAAGAATAATTTCCGAGGTAGGCGAAACCACCAAATATGAAATGGAACTGCACCAAGGCATCAACCGCCAGATCAGGCGCATGTTCGATGAATTCGGCAAAACCATCCTGCGTCTTAAAAGAGTTCGTCAGGGACGTATTGAGCTGGGCAATCTTAAACCCGGAAAATGGCGTGAGCTGAGCGATAAAGAACTGACTTTATTGAAGAACGATTTGAAAATGAAGTAGAATTGCCTCTGGCTGCCTCAAGGCCAGTACAAAAGTATCCATCGTAATTTTCGAAACTGTAAGCAAAACTTTTCGCTTAAGGGATAATTCAAAAATCCCATTTTTTAAAAAGTTTCATCACCGTTTACGATATTTCGCATTAAATAGGAAAGGCCCGGATTTGATAGTCAATCCGGGCCTTCTCTGTTGGTAATTTTAATTAGCCTTTGTATTGTCTTCTACATTTACACCTTCCGGTGGAGTAAATTCAAACGCAGCAGCATCCACATCAGGATCGATTTCAATGTTGCTCATGGAGACTTCATTTCCATTGCCGTAAAAATCAACAACAAGCACCTTGCTCATCATTTTTTTACTTGGATCTATCCACGCAAAGGCTAGCACCATACCTGTTTCAGGTTCAAGGGGCAGCAACTTGAGCTTGATCAGCCCGTTGTCATCACCCTGATTTTCAACTACAAAATCTTCTTCGAGCTTGGCCTGCCCGGAGATGAATTTAATCATGGTCTTGGAGTTGAAAAGCTGCTGGGTGCGATATTTAAGGGCCAGTTCATCTTCCGGAAAATAATCCCAGACAACGGATTCGCCCACAATGAGAAGCTCCGGTTCCGGCTTGACTGATTCCCAACGCAGCAACGAAGGCTGCTTAAAAACAATCTTACCGGAACGAATGTCTTGTTCTTTACTTGCGGCATTGGTCAAAGTCTGGGTAAAATCCGCACTGAAAGTTTTAATGGAATCGTATGTTTTCTGAATTTCGGAAGTCAGTTCATCTGCTCCTGCTATGGAGCTGAATGAAAGTAAAACCGAGATTACAAGTATTAAAATCCTGAATTGCATTATTCTCCTCGTGAATTCGGGTTCATCTACAAAAACTGTCTTAACCCTTTTGGATTAATTATGAAAGTACAACCTGTATCACAAATTTCCCGTCGCTTGATTGAAGCGGAATTGTATGGCGAACTTTATGAAACCATTAGCAAAAAAATCGGCAAAGAACAGGCCCTGCAGCTCATAACCGAAAACCTGCAAAATTCAGCCCGCAAAGCCGGACAATCATTTGCTGCCTCAGTAGCTACCCCAAATCTTGAACATTTCGCAACAGCCGTGGAAGTCTGGAAAAAAGGTGATGCCATCGAAATCAGCAATATTTCCCTCAACGACAATGAATTGACCATTAAAGTCACCAAGTGCCGCTATCAGGAATCTTACCGTGAAATGGGCCTGCCAGAAGAACTTTGCACCCTGCTCTCCTGTTCAAGAGACGAACCTTTTGCCAAAGGCTACAGCGAAAGCCTAAGCATGACCAGAGAAACTACACTGGCAGAAGGCGGAGACTGTTGCCCGTTTAAGTTTACCTGGAAATAGCTTCCATCAGCCCTTTGGGGACCAAAGAAACTTATAGCGAGCTTTACAGCCTCACTCGCTAATCAATGCAAAAACAATAACCGCAATATCTTCGAAAGATATTGCGGTTATTGTTTGAAAAACGGTTTCTTGCGCTACTTTCGAAGCATACTGAAAAATTTTGAATGGGATGGAGTCTGGGGAAGGAAAAATTATTGCAGACGTTTTTCCTTCCCCAGACTCCGAAGAGATTTTAATCTTTAGTAACCAAAACTATGCGAGGCTTACTGCCGTCCTGTGGGCCGAGTATGCCGTCCTGTTCCATCTGTTCAATGAAACGGGCAGCACGGTTGAACCCGATGCGGAAACGACGCTGCAGGAGGGAGATAGAAGCTTTTCCCTGCTCCAGAACAAATTGTACAGCCTCGTTATAGACAGGATCGTCAGATTCTCCGGGCATACTTCCGACTCCGGGACCGGATTGACCTGAATCTTTCCAGTCACTGAAATCAAGTTCAAAATCCTGAGGATATTTTTTCTTCCAGAAATCAACAACGCCCTTGATCTCGTCATCTTCAACCAGTGCTCCATGCAGCCTGCGAAGCTTTGAACCACTGGGCTTGAAGAGCATATCACCTCGACCGAGCAGCTTTTCCGCGCCGACCATATCCAGAATTGTGCGTGAATCATGTTTGGAAGTAACCTGAAAAGATATACGCGTAGGGAAGTTCGCTTTGATCAGACCGGTGACGACATCAACAGATGGACGCTGGGTTGCAAGAATAATATGTATCCCGGCAGCACGAGCCAACTGCGCCAGCCGCACAATGCTGATTTCAACATCCTTACCGGCTGTGAGCATCAGGTCGGCAAGCTCATCCACGATAATGACTAGGTATGGCATCGGTTCGAGATCTTCAAGTTCTTCGGGCAGATCATCACCGGATTTAGCCAGTTTTTCGTTGTAGCCGGCTATATTGCGAACTCCGAGGCGGGCCATGTTCTCATAGCGCTTATCCATTTCGAAAACAGCCCACTCAAGAGCGGACTTGGCAAGAGCCATATCAGTGACCACTGGATGCACAAGATGCGGCAGACTGGCGTAAACAGCCAGCTCAATACGTTTGGGGTCGATAAGAAGCAGTTTCAGTTCTTCCGGTCCGGCTTTGTAGAGCATGGACATAAGCAGGCCGTTCAGGCAGACACTCTTACCGGCCCCGGTAGCTCCAGCCACCAGCAGATGCGGCATTTTAGCAAGGTCTGCGGAAACAGGTACGCCCTGAATATCTTTACCAAGAGCCATGGTCAGTGCGGACTTGGAGTTGGTAAAGCAGCTGTGCTCAAAAATTTCACGCAGATAAACGGTCTGTCGAGTGTCATTGGGAATTTCGATACCAACGGAATCCTTACCCGGAATAGGAGCCTCGATACGCACAGCAGTAGCCTTGAGCGCAAGAGCAATATCATCGGTCAGGTTGGCTATTTTACTTACTTTTACACCCGGAGCAGGACGGAATTCAAACATGGTTACAACCGGACCGGGTGTAACTTTCTGGATTTCACCGTCAATGTTGAAATCCTTAAGACAGACCTTTAATGATTCAGTCTTTTCTTCGAGATCCTTAGGATCAAACTGGACACCGGCAACCTTTGGTTCTGCCAGAAAATCAAGGGCGGGAAAATCTGTACTGATATCAATCTTCTTCGCTTTAGGCTTTTTAGGCTTAGCCTTGGCGGTTTCCTTTTTAGAAGACTTATCACTAAAAGGCTTGAGTACAAGCAAGTCGCCCTCTTCCTCAACATCAACAGATTCGATTTCCTGTTCTTCCGCTATCGCTTCTTCAGCTTCGCGCCGGGCTTTCGCCTTTTTGCGCTCGGCACGTTTAATTTTCTGTTCCGCTTTCATGCGCTTGGCTTTACGTCCCACCCGCTCCTTGTTCTTGAGCCAGAAATCGATGAATATGGAACGCAGCCGTTTGCCGATGGAGGCCCAGCTTAGATTCAGGGTAAGCTGAATTCCGGCAAGACTCATGAACATCCAGAACAGAAAAGCGCCAACAGGCTTAAGGTATTTAAAAGACCATTTGGAAAGAAGCGCGCCTATGAAGCCTCCTTGATGGATGACCATAGACTTCTGAAATTGGATCAGCCATGGATGGGCGGACCATGCCAGCAGGCAGACGTAAAGGAGTATCAACCCGACCCAACGCCACCAAGGTTGCTTAAGTTCGGAAAGGAAGGAGGTAATACCCAGAAAAACAAAATAAAAAGGAATCAGCCATGACCCCAGACCAAGAAAATCCACCATAGCCCCTGCGGCGTATGACCCGGCAGGACCGATTAAATTTTTGACCTTCCAACTGCCGCTGACAGCCTGATTGAAGGTTGGGTCCCCCGGATGGTAGGAGTACATGCTGATAAAAAGAAATACGGCTAAAAAAATCCAGAACATGCCGAAAATCTCTTTTGCGAATTTTCCGCTGGGCAGTGGCGCATCCTCCGTTTGATGCCGGATCGGGGCTGATGAAACAATAAGTTTTCGGGGAGCACCGGGCCCCCCGAAAAAGTCAATATCAGACTATTTTTCGCGACCGAGGTATTCGCTGGAACGGGTATCAACCTTGATCTTGTCATCTTCATTAATGAACAGGGGAACGTTGATAACCAGTCCGGTTTCAAGAGTAGCAGGCTTGGTTGCGTTACTTACGCGGTCCCCCTGAATGCCGGGGTCGGTCTGGGCAACGGTAAGAATAACGGAAGCCGGAAGTTCAACACCGATAACCTCACCGTTGTAAAGCAGCGCTTTGTTGGTTTCACCTTCTTTAAGGAAACCGCCCGCAGTTGCGATAACATCAGCAGCAACATTCATCTGTTCATAGGATTCGAGATCCATGAGCACATACTCTTCACCGTCTTTGTACAGGAACTGCATTTCTTTGGTTGCCATGTCGGGCTTTTTCACTTTTTCACCGGAACGGAAAGTCTGGTCAGTAATACGGCCGGTGAACATGTTACGCAGTTTAGTACGGACAAATGCTCCGCCCTTACCGGGTTTAAAATGCTGAAATTCAACAATTTCAAAAGGTTTACCGTCAATCTCAATTTTAAGTCCGTTCCTGAAATCCTTAGTAGAAATCATATTTCCTCCGAATAAATATTATTTGCAGGGCCTTAAATGGCGCCTTGCGCGTTACCCCGCTGTCTGCATATTAATAAGGTGACAGCGCGCTGTTTTCAGCGGCCTAAATGTCAAATCTCGACATTAATCAGCTGCCACATGTGAAAACAATGCTTGAACGGCCAAGGCATAGCTCATTATTCCGAATCCGGCAATTACTCCAATGCACTGTTTTCCCATAAAACTTTTCTGGCGAACCGGATCTTCTGTTCTTGCCCAGATATTGCTGATGTGGACCTCCACGCAAGGAACTTCGATCCAGGCCAGACAGTCGGCAAGAGCAAGACTGGTGTGGGTATATGCTCCGGCATTAAAGGCAACCCCGTCAATACCGTCTTCACGGGCCTTCTCCAATCTGTCGATCAAAGCGCCTTCAGAGTTGGACTGAAAAAATTCCAGCTTGATTCCGTCCGCTTTATCTCCCATGAGAGTCTTAAGGTGATCAGGAATATCTTCTATTTTATCGGAACCATAGATTTCAGGCTGGCGTTTGCCAACGTATCCGAGATTGGGACCGTTAAGAATCAGGAAAGTTTTCATCAAATCCGCCTTTGTGTTCTGGTTAAGGTAAAATATTCTTGTAATGATCGTCCGGCTTGACTAACCTTAAGAAATAAGTGAACTAGCCGGGTTTAAACAACCACGAATAATCAAGGAAAATTCCTTATGGATAATACACTCACACTAATTAAAACAGTTTACGAGATCAATCAGCTTGAAGAACTGGCTGCTCCGCAGATTATTCTTGCCGGACGCTCAAATGTAGGCAAGTCATCATTGATCAATTGCCTCGCAAACAGAAAAAAACTGGCTAAAATCAGCTCCACACCGGGTAAAACACGCAGCCTCAACTATTACGAGGTAAGTCCGCACGGATATTTTATTGTAGATCTGCCCGGATACGGCTACGCACGCTGTTCAAAATCCGAACGGGCCAAATGGGCCGCGCTGATTGACAAATACATGCTTGACAATCCGCACATCACGGCGGCAGCGGTGCTGCTGGACAGTCGTCACAGTCCGCAAAAAAATGATCTGGACCTGATTTCCTACTTCAAACACTGTAACATCCCCGTTCTGCCGATCATGACCAAATCGGACAAAACCAAGCAGAAAGATCGCGCCAAGATCCAAAATCAATGGGAAGACATCCTCAAGGTCAAGCCGCTTTGCGTTTCCAGCAAAACAGGCATGAACCGCACCAGACTCTGGAATCTACTTGATATAACAGCCATGCCGGAACTGGCACAGGCTGAAGATAAATAAAAAAATCTCCGGCGTCTGTGGAAGGATAATCTCCTGCAAAGGTTTCCCCTTTCACAGACCCTATCCCCTTCAAAGCCTTCTGGCATGCTTCGCAAGAAGCGCGCTATGGCTGCCTTCGAATAAAAGACCGGCGAAAACGCACCAAATCATCTCTTCATCTTGGCAAAATATTTGCCGAAATGTTCAGGCACAAGCACCCATGCTATTCTACTGAGAGCAAGAGAGCTGACGATAATATTACCCAGCCATGCCGCTATAATAGGAGGTAAGGCACCGGAATCACCGGCGGAAGCACCAAGCATAAAGAGCGCATAATACGAGAAGACCAGAGCCAGCCCTAGCCCGATATTTATATAAACATTCTCGGTAACAGTAACCAGAGCCAATGAAACAAGAGCCATGGTCAAGAGAGAAAAGGCATAGGCCCATTTTGAATGCCATGCCGTAATAAGCCTATCTACGCTGGAGCCGGAAAGCTTCAACTGCTCAATGACCTGATCCAACTGCCAGAGCGGCAGCTGCGCCGGATCAATGTCCGGATCGACCACCTTGAAAACATCAAGATTAAGTTTGATGGGCATAGTAAAAATAGGATGCTCACGAGAAGCAAAATGGTCCGGGCTGAGCTCAACTGCATTCTCCAGCTTCCAGCCGTACTTGCTGCTGACTTCGGCACTGTCGGAGGTGATAACACGTTTGATTCCGCCGTTATCTTCGGCAAACTCGTACACGGTAATCCCCTTGGCCCGATTGCCGAAAGGCATTACCTCCTTGGCCTCTACCACAAACCGCCCTTCCTTGAGCCAGATGTTTTTAAGCACCCTTTTATCAAGCATGCTTTTTCGTACATCTTCTTTCCAAATACGATAAGCTTCCTGTTCTCCGTAAACACCGATAACCTGCGAAAAAAGCAATTGTCCAAAGGACCAGATCACGGCATAAATTACAAAAAATTTAAGAAACCACGCCAGTGAAAGTCCTCCCGTACGCAGGGCCAGAAGTTCCTTGCTACGGGCCATGACGCAAAGCTGCACAATCATGGAGATTAAAAAGACCGCAGGCAGAATCTGGGAGAAAATGAGCGGCATTTTTACCAGAAAATATTTGAGGATAGTCCCCATCCCCAGCCCGGCCTCGATGAAATCATCCAAACGGTCAAAGAGATCCGAAAGCAGATAAATTCCGGTCCCCACCCCAAGACATACACCCATGAGGAAAAGATTCTGCTTCAAAACATATGACGCCAGATATCCAGGAAGAAGTCTGCGGATCATGCTTCTTTCCTCCTGAATTTTTTCAGGAACGGAATCCTGAGGCTGAAAGAATGCTCCATAACCGCCATTTTAAGCAGAACAATTGAAATAACCGCAAAGGACACATTGGGCAGCCAAAGCCCGATAACCGGGGTCAGCACCCCGCTCTCCCCAAATGTAACCCCAAGGGAAAGCATTGTATAATAGACCAGAAAAAGCCCCATGGAGATAAGTAAGCCATACTGCTGCTTAAGCCCCCGAAAAATACAGGCAATGGGCATGGCGAACATCCCCAGAACCAGACAGGCTACAGGCAGGGCCAACCTTTTTTGAACCTCCACTTGAACTTTTTTCAGGAAACCAGGATCAATATCCTCAGCACGATCCCCGGCCCGGCTGATGCGGACCAGTTTTTCCCAAGACATTTCCTTGGGCCGCAATTCGTCCACATCATATCCTTTCAAAATATTGGCAAGAGGAATGCGTACGTCGTAATTTTTAAATTTAAGCACGCTGAGCTGGTCGCGCTCCTGCTGATAAATACGGCCGTTTTCCAGATGAATCAGTAAACGGCCCATCATCGGGTCGGTACGAATTTCACCCAAGGGAGCCACGATTGTGGCAGTCATGTCTTTACGGGTACTGTCACGTACAAATACAGAGCGCATAACCCCGTTATCATCATCAACATCCTCAGCATAAAAAACCAGTCCCGGAAAATTTTTATTAAATACCCCGGGCTGGATTGCCAGTTGACTCTGTGTGCGGGCAAAATCCATTAAGGCGCTGCGGAAATTTTCCGTACCCCATGAAAGTCCGTAAAGAGAAAAATAAAAATCCGCCCCAGTGCAAATCAGGCAAAAAATTATGGGCGCGGGCAACAGCCTGTAAAGACTCAACCCACCTGATTTAAGCGCTGTAATTTCATTGTCCGCATTCATCCTTAAAAATGTAAGGAAAATGGAAAGCATGGTTGCTATCGGAGTGAGTATAAGCAGAAAAAACGGACAGAGATACACAAACAGTTTGGCCATCTCCAATGCGCCGATACTCTGCCCCATGAACAGGTCGCGAAACTGGAGAAGTCTTCCGATTAGGATCAGGCCCATGAATCCTGAGAGACTCAAGGAAAATAATGATATGAGTTCTTTAAAAATATTGCGATGAAGAAGCTTCAATTTAGTTCCCGCAAAATATGCAGAGATAGAGTTTCAAACAAGTCATTCGGACTTTAAAAAAAGCCCGTGACGTAAATTATCGGGTGCAGATAGCTAGCAATCAGGTTCTTCGCCGTTGTTTTCAGCGTAAAAACGTTCCATGAATTCCATATCTTTAGGGGAAAGGTTAAAGCGCATGGCAGCTTCTTCAAGCAGGGATTTCAATGGCTTGCCAGTGTCAGCATGCTGTTCGGAAATCCATTTAATCGCTTTTCTGGTCAGTTCGCAGGGAGGCACGATAGTAGCCATATATTTTTATCCTCATTTAAAGTCGTAATTGATTAATATTTATCAGTACACGAGCTTGCCGCCCCTTGCAACTTTGTGCAGGCTGGCTTACCCAAAACAGGTAACTTGTAAACTAGGCCGGAAGTTCCGGCAATCATAAAGGAATACCTATGACATCACTATTTACCGCCGGCATACTCGGCATTGTTGAA encodes the following:
- the lptF gene encoding LPS export ABC transporter permease LptF encodes the protein MKLLHRNIFKELISLFSLSLSGFMGLILIGRLLQFRDLFMGQSIGALEMAKLFVYLCPFFLLILTPIATMLSIFLTFLRMNADNEITALKSGGLSLYRLLPAPIIFCLICTGADFYFSLYGLSWGTENFRSALMDFARTQSQLAIQPGVFNKNFPGLVFYAEDVDDDNGVMRSVFVRDSTRKDMTATIVAPLGEIRTDPMMGRLLIHLENGRIYQQERDQLSVLKFKNYDVRIPLANILKGYDVDELRPKEMSWEKLVRISRAGDRAEDIDPGFLKKVQVEVQKRLALPVACLVLGMFAMPIACIFRGLKQQYGLLISMGLFLVYYTMLSLGVTFGESGVLTPVIGLWLPNVSFAVISIVLLKMAVMEHSFSLRIPFLKKFRRKEA
- a CDS encoding LptF/LptG family permease is translated as MIRRLLPGYLASYVLKQNLFLMGVCLGVGTGIYLLSDLFDRLDDFIEAGLGMGTILKYFLVKMPLIFSQILPAVFLISMIVQLCVMARSKELLALRTGGLSLAWFLKFFVIYAVIWSFGQLLFSQVIGVYGEQEAYRIWKEDVRKSMLDKRVLKNIWLKEGRFVVEAKEVMPFGNRAKGITVYEFAEDNGGIKRVITSDSAEVSSKYGWKLENAVELSPDHFASREHPIFTMPIKLNLDVFKVVDPDIDPAQLPLWQLDQVIEQLKLSGSSVDRLITAWHSKWAYAFSLLTMALVSLALVTVTENVYINIGLGLALVFSYYALFMLGASAGDSGALPPIIAAWLGNIIVSSLALSRIAWVLVPEHFGKYFAKMKR